Genomic segment of Panicum virgatum strain AP13 chromosome 9N, P.virgatum_v5, whole genome shotgun sequence:
AGGGATGACGACGAGGGCGTCAGGTTGGCCGTCGTGCGATTGGTGAGGTGCTGTCATTTTGTTGGTGTTTTGTTGTGCTTGTATGTTTTTGGTGGGGTTAAAGACTTCCAAATTTGAGGTGTTGAGTTAATAAATCTCCTCCTGCTTTGGATAGGTAGTCCTATGTGCTCAGAAGTTTGCTGCAAGAATGGATATCGATGCCAAGGGCCTTGGTGACCTCATGGACTTGATTTTCCTACAGGTATGGTTCACCACACAATACAGATTTGCATTACACTAGGATTGAATGGCAAAAAGAATAAGCACTCTCTGATGAATATTACATTGAGATGTTTCTGACTTTCGACAGCATTTGATATTTTTGTACTTGTTAGATTATATTTCCCACTGGTTATTATTATTTCTCATCACCCAAAATCCTTTTAGTTTTAGTAAAAGGAGAAAGTGTTTATCCTGAATTAAGGGTTGATATTGAAGTCTAGTTCGAAATATCATACTTCATATCTGTGAATAGCAAGTTTTATTTTTCTGTAATGCTTATCacttcctttctcttctggtgCTTGTCTACTCAGCTAAGCTCCATGGCTAGGGACATGTGCACAAAAGTGAGAATTGAAGCATTCAGTGCCCTTGGTAAAATGCAACGAGTTTCTGAGGGTGTATTACTTCAGTCGCTGTCTAAGAAGGTTATAAAAACTGACCCTATGAGTGGTTGTATCATCAACGGGCAGAAGTTACCTCCTAAGATAAAAATTCCCTGTGCTGCTGGCATTTTTGCCCATGGAATTGAAGATGAGTTTTACCAGGTTCGGTCATTTTTCTTCTACCATGATTTCCCTTAACATAGCAATAATTTTCTCTTTCTTTAATTGTTGTTTTCATATCACAGGTGCGGACAGCAGCTTGCACATCATTGGGAGCACTGGCAAAGTTTTCTGGTCAGTATGCGGAGAAGGCCTTGGACTTGTTGATGGACATGATGAATGATGATACAGAAGCAGTTAGGCTGCAGACTTTGAAAGCACTATTTCATATGGCAACATATGGATATTTGAGAATGGAAGAGAAGCACATGCATATGGTATTCCTATGAACATAGTTTGGCAACTGTAATCAAATGTAGTTATGTAGATGAATATTTGCTGTTTACTAAATGCTAGTAAAGTTCAGCAACCTTTTGTTGTGTATTTGCTTTTGTAGTTTCTTGGCTTGCTGGTTGATGCCAATCACTTAATTCGAAATGCAGCACACAAGATTCTTGGGTTAGTCAACCTGCCCAAACTTCAAATGTTCAAATCTGCACTTGATGGTCTCATTACAAGTTTGGAGAAAAATCCTGAGGTATGTTAGTCTCATACCTATACTGAACAACCATTACAACCCTTGCTATCTCTTAAATTTGTGTCATAGGTCATCATGTAGAATATTCACTCTATTACTCTAAATGGGTTGAGTATATGGTTTCATTTGACATAAGCGTTCACTCGTATCTTCCATACAGACAGTTCAactgtatttatttatttatttcatgtaGGAACAAGACATATATGGTATTCTGTTTTCTATTGGTAAGAATCATGGGAGCTTTTCAGCTAACATAGCTAAACATTTGGCCAAAGAGGTATTCTCAAATTTCCTAGTTCCAGTTTTGTTTACGTTCATGCCATCTGAGAATTATGCTGCTAGTTGTACCTCTCTGTATTTCAATACATAAGTTTGCTTTTGCATTCAATTATCACTGTCTCATTATATGGATTCTTTTATTATGTCTATTTTTCTAATGTTACTTTATCTGCATGTCTTAGATCACTATGGCATCTGACGGAGAGCTTATCTTGGACAAACCTAGGATCAAAGCATTGCTAATAGTATCTATCTCAGCATCTTTTTCTGATGATAAGCACAAGAAGTTGGACATACCTTCAATTATCTTCGCACATGCAATTTCCCTATTGGAGAAGTTCTCGTCTGCACTCGGAGAAGAGGTTAATCAGGATTCAATTTTATCCTACTTGTGTCATAAAGGTGGAATGCCATTTTGGGGAAACAGATCAATATCTACAGAGTTTGGAGAATCAGAAAGCTGCAAAGTTGAAACTGTGGAAGTTGGTGGCAAAATAGAAAATACTGCAAAGGCAGCTAAGGGTCTAGACAGAGTTCTGGTAATGCAATCCATGGAATCCATACTGCAAACTGTTGAAGGAGCCTGGACTACGAAAATGACAAGCGATATTTTTGGAGCCCAAACTATTTTGAGGTATCAAtgactccttttttttttctttagcgTGCAGCCAATATATATGTTACTGTATTTTGAGTATATTTCAAGTGACTTTGAACTTTCTTGGGTGCAGAACATGCAAAGAAGAGTTAAAAGTATTTGCTGAAAATTCTGCTGGATCAATTGGTGCGTTCTCAAACTTTCTATGTGAGTATCTTCATGCAATACACTTGATTGTTGAAATATGGCAGTTGATTAAATTGGATAATTCTTATACTTTTGGCCTAACATCACATGATATTTTACTGGAGAAGTTGAATATATCCATAAGAAGGATGGAATACTGTTATGCTGGATTAAATAGAGAATTGGAGGTTCAAGTGTTGGAGCTTTCTTTGTTAGCTAATTTATTTGGATTGTCAAAGATCGAAGCTTGTTCAAAGGTAGTTCTGAGTAAGTTGCTCTGGATTATTAGTCGCCTAGATGGTCTGTGCGCTGATGGGTCCTGTGAACTGTCTGACTTCATTAGagaaattaagaaaacctttgATGCCAACCCTATTGGCGATACTATGATCGGCAACATTCACACTTTGTTTGGACTCTTCCGTGTAAAACCAGCAAGAGATTTTGGAATGCTTAAAGAGATAAGTGCAGTATTGCAAGTTTGTGATAACAGTTCTGAGAATCCACTATCATACATTTGTGGATTACCAGTGGGTGTCAGTTTTAACATATCTCTGTGGAACATATCTAGTCATCACAGATTGTGGTTCCGCATGAGCATTGGTGAGTCCATGCAACATGCCTTCTTAGAGTTTTCCTCTTTTGAAGGTAATGAGGAGGTGAAGAACGGCTCTATGGTTGTTCCTCTTGATGCTACTCCAATGGCGCATTCATTCGTCCTAAGGGTATGTCTGCTAATGGAGTGTTCATATGGTATCAGCACCAACCAGGGAGGACATGGAGGGCCGAGTGATTGTGTTGTCCAACTCTCTGATGAACTGGATGTATATTTTGTCAGTACTGGGCAAAGGTGATGAAACCAGTGTTCACCACATTCGTATCATCTTCAACACTTTGCTCGAGTGTCATGGATGGTTGCATGCTTTGCACAATGCAAAAAGTAGATTGTAACAGGAGGCTAGAAATAAAAGTATCATGCTATCCATATTGAATTATTCGTGTTCGATGTGGATGGACGAGGCAAGTTACTTGGAAAATTCTCGCCTCAGTCATCCAAGATTTCTGAGAAAAAGATGTTCTATTTTTGTAGCAGTAGCACAAGCAAAGCAGATGTGCCACGTTTCATAACCCTATTTATAATTTGAAGGTGCAAATGATTTGCAATTGTGTTGAAGCGCTTGGAGTTTGTACGGGTTGCAAGCCTGATGATGGAGAAGGCTCAGCTTAACCTGCTGTACTGTGTCGGACAAGGTTAGATTGAGCAGCCTGCTCGATCGGAATTGTTCGGTACAGTCAATGTTCTTACCATAGCCGTGTGATATATATAGGACAGTGTACTTTGTTCTTCCTAGGTTTTAATTTGTGTAGTTTACTTAGGATCATGTCCAGATTATTGAGATATTGGCGTCATGGCCCTGAAATGTGCGTCTATTGataaactgattttttttttgccgatcAAAATAGTAACTTCTCGCTGATGTTCATCAAACTCCCATCGCCCTACAAATTATCTTTAGAATTCTTCGTAGAAATACCAGCACGAACCATGATGCAAACTGAAGTGTGAAACGATTGATCCAAAAAATAAAACAGTAGATAAATTATCTTGCTCACGTCTTGCACTGCATACAAAGAAACATCGCATGCATGAAACAAACGAAGTCAATTCTCTGACTACTCATATGAGTTCAATCCATTGTCTCAAAGTACCACACCATTTTACAAACTTCTGCATCTAGGACTGTGCAAAGATTTACAAATGaggaaaaataaagaaagaaaaacccTATGAATCTTGCTAGCCGCCTAGCTCTGTTCGGCTGACCGAATGAATAATATAGGActggtagaatgaatagtattctATGAGAGGAAAGAAGCTGAAacaagtcaaagcctagataagcCGAACAGCCTACACTGCCCCGGGGAAGAAACTTCGCCGTGTCAGAGCGGACACTGCACCGGACGCACTGGCACCCCGGCCCGCTTCTCCCCCACGGGAAAAAGCAACTCCACGTAGTCACGTACACTTGCTAGCTCGAAGCTTTCAGTTGCCGGACAACCGCTGGGCCTTTCTTCTCCGGCGGCCATCTGGGGATCAGGTTCAAGTACAGGTCGCGCGACTCCTTTCGTACGCATAGGCATAGGGGATATGAAGTGGTCCTTGAGCAGGTACCTTGCACGGATCGCCTTCACGAACTCGGCCTCACCCTCCGGGCTGTCGAACGCCAGCCCGATCTTCACTCGCGGTCGTGCCTCCTCCGTGTGATCGGGCTCCGCCGGTAGCGTCGACGTCGTCGCCGTCTCCGGCGCgctctcctcgtcgtcctcctcccttTGGAAGGGGCAGTGGTCCCTGAGGTAGCTCAGGCGGCGCGAGCAGGCCTCCTTCCTCGCCGTCCAGCGGGCGACTAGCTCATGACCGACCGCCGTGGCGGCAACAGACGCCAGGAACGCGGTGGTCATCTCCGGACCCGAGTGCCTGAAGCTCTCCGGCGGCTCGCCCAGCACTCCTGTCGggaacggcggcggctcgcccaGCACTCCTGTAGGGAACGGCGGCGGCTCCACCGGCGCCGCGCTGGTCTCCTGATCTGCAGCTGGGAGGACGAAGCGGACCCTGAGGCCCGTCCTCTTGCGGATgccgtcgacggcgacggcaaTGGCCTCCGGTGCACCATCACCGCGAGGGCTCCCGCCCCTCTTCAAAGCCGGTCGCAAGCGCTGTGGCGTCCTCTGCTTCTCGACGTCGGCAACgcacgcctcctcctcctccttcaccGCCCTGATCCGCTCCCGCCTCACCGACGCCATGATCTTCCGCTTGAACTCGCCGCTCCACGGCCGCTTCTTGGCTGATCCATGCGCTGCTTCCTCGCCGGCCGGGAGCGGAACGGGGACGGCAGCAATGCTGAAGCATGTGAGCATCtggagcgcgcgcggcgccaTGGACAGTGCGCACGGAAGACGATGGCCGGCCGATCGCCTGCTCGGTTAAACGATGAGTTCTCGTGCACTGGGAGCGGGCGGCTTTGCCTTATACGCCTCGCCGCAACCAGAGTCCGAACGGGTAATCAGCAGATCTAATCTCGGTTACGAGCATGAACAGATAGCTAATCTATCCGGCATCCACACGGGTCATTTTTTACGTTAAACAAGAAGAGAATTACCGGTGCAGATCGGAACATAATCGGCCGTGAAACAAAAGAATCCAAACTGAATCGGACTTAGGAAAATAATTAGATATGATTTTGGTGCATGCCCACATACCTCCGTAGACATTGAAAACTACCTACGTTTCAGATAAACCAGGCCGGATATACTCTCACTTAGCGTCAAATTCCTTCATGCTAAATTATCATTATCATATTTGCTAATGCGTGTTTCGAAGAAAAAAGTGTTTCGTAATTTATGCAAAACTGCGAGGGCCGGGATACCCATACTCTTCATCGAATTCCCAAAGGACGCAAATAACATGGGCCAAAAGTTGTACATGGCCTGCAGCCCAGAATGCTTTGTCTGGCACACACGGGCAGAACGAGAAAAGTGGCCTGCTTGTGCTATCTCTTGCCCTTTTTTTCCCTCCCCCGAAAAAACTCTCTGGTTCAAGTCCATGAGCTTACTTTCGAATAAAAGAAATTCTTGCATGCTACTTTATGTTCTTCATCAAGGAAAAATTATATTTCCAAAAGGGAAAATTGTTTCTTCAGAAAACAGGTTTTATTATGAATTTCCACGCTACTAGAAACCATTGGACGGCAGCAATTCCGTGAAATGATGCGTCTAGCAGCGTGGCAATAGCAAACGTGTGTGAATGAAACGAAAGTCGAAAGGTGGggtctttttttctttccctgCTTCACAGCCACAGCTCCCATGACGACTGG
This window contains:
- the LOC120690886 gene encoding protein SIEL-like isoform X1 → MGDPHLLSSARKHPGLIDERFSDPSPSITKRPRVAAEPPAPSDAAPYPEAEVRSLVMMAGGIYPLARAEGLRGLAAVLEKVDAGCGVGARIAECCYECATELMRDDDEGVRLAVVRLVVLCAQKFAARMDIDAKGLGDLMDLIFLQLSSMARDMCTKVRIEAFSALGKMQRVSEGVLLQSLSKKVIKTDPMSGCIINGQKLPPKIKIPCAAGIFAHGIEDEFYQVRTAACTSLGALAKFSGQYAEKALDLLMDMMNDDTEAVRLQTLKALFHMATYGYLRMEEKHMHMFLGLLVDANHLIRNAAHKILGLVNLPKLQMFKSALDGLITSLEKNPEEQDIYGILFSIGKNHGSFSANIAKHLAKEITMASDGELILDKPRIKALLIVSISASFSDDKHKKLDIPSIIFAHAISLLEKFSSALGEEVNQDSILSYLCHKGGMPFWGNRSISTEFGESESCKVETVEVGGKIENTAKAAKGLDRVLVMQSMESILQTVEGAWTTKMTSDIFGAQTILRTCKEELKVFAENSAGSIGAFSNFLCEYLHAIHLIVEIWQLIKLDNSYTFGLTSHDILLEKLNISIRRMEYCYAGLNRELEVQVLELSLLANLFGLSKIEACSKVVLSKLLWIISRLDGLCADGSCELSDFIREIKKTFDANPIGDTMIGNIHTLFGLFRVKPARDFGMLKEISAVLQVCDNSSENPLSYICGLPVGVSFNISLWNISSHHRLWFRMSIGESMQHAFLEFSSFEGNEEVKNGSMVVPLDATPMAHSFVLRVCLLMECSYGISTNQGGHGGPSDCVVQLSDELDVYFVSTGQR
- the LOC120690886 gene encoding protein SIEL-like isoform X3 — encoded protein: MGDPHLLSSARKHPGLIDERFSDPSPSITKRPRVAAEPPAPSDAAPYPEAEVRSLVMMAGGIYPLARAEGLRGLAAVLEKVDAGCGVGARIAECCYECATELMRDDDEGVRLAVVRLVVLCAQKFAARMDIDAKGLGDLMDLIFLQLSSMARDMCTKVRIEAFSALGKMQRVSEGVLLQSLSKKVIKTDPMSGCIINGQKLPPKIKIPCAAGIFAHGIEDEFYQVRTAACTSLGALAKFSGQYAEKALDLLMDMMNDDTEAVRLQTLKALFHMATYGYLRMEEKHMHMFLGLLVDANHLIRNAAHKILGLVNLPKLQMFKSALDGLITSLEKNPEEQDIYGILFSIGKNHGSFSANIAKHLAKEITMASDGELILDKPRIKALLIVSISASFSDDKHKKLDIPSIIFAHAISLLEKFSSALGEEVNQDSILSYLCHKGGMPFWGNRSISTEFGESESCKVETVEVGGKIENTAKAAKGLDRVLVMQSMESILQTVEGAWTTKMTSDIFGAQTILRTCKEELKVFAENSAGSIGAFSNFLCNEEVKNGSMVVPLDATPMAHSFVLRVCLLMECSYGISTNQGGHGGPSDCVVQLSDELDVYFVSTGQR
- the LOC120690886 gene encoding protein SIEL-like isoform X4 yields the protein MGDPHLLSSARKHPGLIDERFSDPSPSITKRPRVAAEPPAPSDAAPYPEAEVRSLVMMAGGIYPLARAEGLRGLAAVLEKVDAGCGVGARIAECCYECATELMRDDDEGVRLAVVRLVVLCAQKFAARMDIDAKGLGDLMDLIFLQLSSMARDMCTKVRIEAFSALGKMQRVSEGVLLQSLSKKVIKTDPMSGCIINGQKLPPKIKIPCAAGIFAHGIEDEFYQVRTAACTSLGALAKFSGQYAEKALDLLMDMMNDDTEAVRLQTLKALFHMATYGYLRMEEKHMHMFLGLLVDANHLIRNAAHKILGLVNLPKLQMFKSALDGLITSLEKNPEEQDIYGILFSIGKNHGSFSANIAKHLAKEITMASDGELILDKPRIKALLIVSISASFSDDKHKKLDIPSIIFAHAISLLEKFSSALGEEVNQDSILSYLCHKGGMPFWGNRSISTEFGESESCKVETVEVGGKIENTAKAAKGLDRVLVMQSMESILQTVEGAWTTKMTSDIFGAQTILRTCKEELKVFAENSAGSIGNEEVKNGSMVVPLDATPMAHSFVLRVCLLMECSYGISTNQGGHGGPSDCVVQLSDELDVYFVSTGQR
- the LOC120690886 gene encoding protein SIEL-like isoform X5 translates to MGDPHLLSSARKHPGLIDERFSDPSPSITKRPRVAAEPPAPSDAAPYPEAEVRSLVMMAGGIYPLARAEGLRGLAAVLEKVDAGCGVGARIAECCYECATELMRDDDEGVRLAVVRLVVLCAQKFAARMDIDAKGLGDLMDLIFLQLSSMARDMCTKVRIEAFSALGKMQRVSEGVLLQSLSKKVIKTDPMSGCIINGQKLPPKIKIPCAAGIFAHGIEDEFYQVRTAACTSLGALAKFSGQYAEKALDLLMDMMNDDTEAVRLQTLKALFHMATYGYLRMEEKHMHMFLGLLVDANHLIRNAAHKILGLVNLPKLQMFKSALDGLITSLEKNPEEQDIYGILFSIGKNHGSFSANIAKHLAKEITMASDGELILDKPRIKALLIVSISASFSDDKHKKLDIPSIIFAHAISLLEKFSSALGEEVNQDSILSYLCHKGGMPFWGNRSISTEFGESESCKVETVEVGGKIENTAKAAKGLDRVLVMQSMESILQTVEGAWTTKMTSDIFGAQTILRTCKEELKVFAENSAGSIGAFSNFLFEYIHKKDGILLCWIK
- the LOC120690886 gene encoding protein SIEL-like isoform X6; translation: MGDPHLLSSARKHPGLIDERFSDPSPSITKRPRVAAEPPAPSDAAPYPEAEVRSLVMMAGGIYPLARAEGLRGLAAVLEKVDAGCGVGARIAECCYECATELMRDDDEGVRLAVVRLVVLCAQKFAARMDIDAKGLGDLMDLIFLQLSSMARDMCTKVRIEAFSALGKMQRVSEGVLLQSLSKKVIKTDPMSGCIINGQKLPPKIKIPCAAGIFAHGIEDEFYQVRTAACTSLGALAKFSGQYAEKALDLLMDMMNDDTEAVRLQTLKALFHMATYGYLRMEEKHMHMFLGLLVDANHLIRNAAHKILGLVNLPKLQMFKSALDGLITSLEKNPEEQDIYGILFSIGKNHGSFSANIAKHLAKEITMASDGELILDKPRIKALLIVSISASFSDDKHKKLDIPSIIFAHAISLLEKFSSALGEEVNQDSILSYLCHKGGMPFWGNRSISTEFGESESCKVETVEVGGKIENTAKAAKGLDRVLVMQSMESILQTVEGAWTTKMTSDIFGAQTILRTCKEELKVFAENSAGSIVEYIHKKDGILLCWIK
- the LOC120690886 gene encoding protein SIEL-like isoform X2, producing MDIDAKGLGDLMDLIFLQLSSMARDMCTKVRIEAFSALGKMQRVSEGVLLQSLSKKVIKTDPMSGCIINGQKLPPKIKIPCAAGIFAHGIEDEFYQVRTAACTSLGALAKFSGQYAEKALDLLMDMMNDDTEAVRLQTLKALFHMATYGYLRMEEKHMHMFLGLLVDANHLIRNAAHKILGLVNLPKLQMFKSALDGLITSLEKNPEEQDIYGILFSIGKNHGSFSANIAKHLAKEITMASDGELILDKPRIKALLIVSISASFSDDKHKKLDIPSIIFAHAISLLEKFSSALGEEVNQDSILSYLCHKGGMPFWGNRSISTEFGESESCKVETVEVGGKIENTAKAAKGLDRVLVMQSMESILQTVEGAWTTKMTSDIFGAQTILRTCKEELKVFAENSAGSIGAFSNFLCEYLHAIHLIVEIWQLIKLDNSYTFGLTSHDILLEKLNISIRRMEYCYAGLNRELEVQVLELSLLANLFGLSKIEACSKVVLSKLLWIISRLDGLCADGSCELSDFIREIKKTFDANPIGDTMIGNIHTLFGLFRVKPARDFGMLKEISAVLQVCDNSSENPLSYICGLPVGVSFNISLWNISSHHRLWFRMSIGESMQHAFLEFSSFEGNEEVKNGSMVVPLDATPMAHSFVLRVCLLMECSYGISTNQGGHGGPSDCVVQLSDELDVYFVSTGQR
- the LOC120690886 gene encoding protein SIEL-like isoform X7; protein product: MFKSALDGLITSLEKNPEEQDIYGILFSIGKNHGSFSANIAKHLAKEITMASDGELILDKPRIKALLIVSISASFSDDKHKKLDIPSIIFAHAISLLEKFSSALGEEVNQDSILSYLCHKGGMPFWGNRSISTEFGESESCKVETVEVGGKIENTAKAAKGLDRVLVMQSMESILQTVEGAWTTKMTSDIFGAQTILRTCKEELKVFAENSAGSIGAFSNFLCEYLHAIHLIVEIWQLIKLDNSYTFGLTSHDILLEKLNISIRRMEYCYAGLNRELEVQVLELSLLANLFGLSKIEACSKVVLSKLLWIISRLDGLCADGSCELSDFIREIKKTFDANPIGDTMIGNIHTLFGLFRVKPARDFGMLKEISAVLQVCDNSSENPLSYICGLPVGVSFNISLWNISSHHRLWFRMSIGESMQHAFLEFSSFEGNEEVKNGSMVVPLDATPMAHSFVLRVCLLMECSYGISTNQGGHGGPSDCVVQLSDELDVYFVSTGQR